One Succinispira mobilis DSM 6222 genomic window carries:
- the yihA gene encoding ribosome biogenesis GTP-binding protein YihA/YsxC, protein MNFTWDIIKAKFITSAVRGDQYPTDDLREVAFVGRSNVGKSSLINSLCRQNKLAKTSSSPGKTQTINFYELQAKAVFNGEDVRREFYLVDLPGYGFAKASRDAKTQWSGFIRTYLTSSDRLKLVCQLIDIRHPLMESDLVCFHWLISSGLPVQVVLTKSDKLSKQSVVAQHGALAKALGLDKDSVIVYSAVQNTGRLELIDKLSKAFV, encoded by the coding sequence TTGAATTTTACATGGGATATAATTAAGGCGAAGTTCATTACTTCAGCTGTTAGAGGCGATCAATATCCAACAGATGATCTGCGTGAGGTTGCTTTTGTGGGCCGATCAAATGTAGGAAAGTCGTCTTTGATAAATTCTTTGTGTCGACAAAACAAACTGGCTAAAACTAGTAGTTCACCAGGAAAAACACAAACAATAAATTTTTATGAATTACAAGCTAAGGCGGTATTCAATGGCGAAGATGTGCGTCGTGAATTTTATTTGGTAGATTTGCCTGGCTATGGGTTTGCAAAAGCATCCCGTGATGCTAAAACGCAGTGGTCCGGCTTTATTAGGACGTATTTAACTAGTTCGGATCGTTTAAAACTGGTTTGCCAGTTAATAGATATTAGACATCCCCTAATGGAAAGTGATTTAGTGTGTTTTCACTGGCTTATTTCATCTGGATTACCAGTGCAAGTAGTTTTGACTAAATCTGATAAACTATCTAAACAAAGTGTAGTAGCTCAACATGGAGCTTTAGCTAAAGCATTGGGCTTGGATAAAGATTCCGTAATAGTATATTCTGCAGTTCAAAATACTGGGCGCTTAGAGCTTATCGATAAATTATCAAAAGCTTTTGTGTAA
- a CDS encoding AbrB family transcriptional regulator produces MRNFVIMFLASVFLALLLQGIGMPIPYLLAPLLLTVFCNIKGYKFKWQIKWRNLALIPIGYGLGRQIEWATCQKIFNELCGIGASTFFLTTISVIMAVIISRKTRIGIESSLIGNMPGGLTQMLLLSEELSGVDANVVTIMQTVRLISTIVVIPFIVLNSLSNTHDFSSLIQGNVPNFLSFPEAVFMIATVLFGVFLARLIKIPTPYMLGALLITAVLNIVWQPVPEIDRTILKGAQIFVGIQMGQAVELPKIKELRQHLPIIISSSVVVIIASFGLGYLLRFYYGYDLATAFLATAPGGITEMSITGLNIGADVSIILAYQLFRLIFMSALMPVLLKGYFNYRHTTA; encoded by the coding sequence ATGCGTAATTTTGTGATAATGTTTTTAGCTTCGGTTTTTTTGGCGCTATTATTACAAGGGATAGGTATGCCTATCCCTTACTTGCTAGCACCTTTGTTGTTGACTGTTTTTTGTAATATTAAAGGCTATAAATTTAAATGGCAAATTAAGTGGCGGAACTTAGCTTTGATACCTATAGGTTATGGATTAGGTCGACAAATTGAATGGGCGACTTGTCAAAAAATATTTAATGAATTATGTGGTATCGGAGCAAGTACTTTTTTTCTAACTACTATTAGTGTGATAATGGCTGTTATTATTAGTCGTAAGACAAGAATTGGTATAGAAAGTAGTTTAATCGGTAATATGCCAGGTGGATTAACGCAAATGTTACTTTTGAGTGAAGAGTTATCAGGTGTTGATGCAAATGTTGTTACAATCATGCAAACAGTAAGATTAATTTCTACGATTGTGGTGATACCTTTTATAGTACTAAATTCTTTGTCGAATACTCACGATTTTAGTAGTTTAATTCAAGGTAATGTGCCTAATTTTTTATCTTTTCCAGAGGCTGTTTTTATGATTGCTACAGTTTTGTTTGGCGTTTTTTTAGCGAGGTTAATAAAAATTCCTACTCCCTATATGTTGGGCGCGCTTTTAATAACGGCTGTATTAAATATAGTTTGGCAACCAGTGCCGGAAATTGATCGAACGATATTAAAGGGAGCGCAAATTTTTGTGGGAATTCAGATGGGACAAGCGGTAGAATTGCCAAAAATAAAAGAATTGCGCCAACATTTACCAATAATAATTAGCTCTTCGGTTGTTGTAATTATAGCTAGCTTTGGCTTAGGCTATTTGTTGAGATTTTATTATGGTTATGATTTAGCTACTGCATTTTTAGCAACTGCTCCAGGCGGAATAACAGAAATGAGTATTACGGGACTTAACATTGGAGCAGATGTTTCTATAATTTTGGCATATCAACTTTTTCGGTTAATATTCATGAGCGCCCTAATGCCAGTGTTATTAAAGGGTTATTTTAATTACAGACATACAACAGCTTGA
- a CDS encoding valine--tRNA ligase has product MSAEINETNISKVYEPEQVEKKWYKFWEENKLFHQEVDSNKKPYSIVIPPPNVTGQLHMGHALDNTLQDILIRFRRMQGYNTLWMPGTDHAGIATQIKVEEELRKSEQLTRYDLGRENFIERVWAWKEQYGNRIINQLKSLGASCDWSRERFTMDEGCSKAVREVFVSLYEQGLIYQGSRITNWCVRCNTALSDIEVEHEEQAAKLWHVRYKVVGENNEYVTIATTRPETILGDTAVAVNPEDERYRQVIGKKLLVPIVNREIPIIEDSYVDPSFGTGAVKVTPAHDPNDFDMGERHKLEHIVVIAPDGKMTEIAGKYQGQDRYECRKNLIADIEAQGDLVKIIEHQNSVGHCQRCNTVVEPLVSKQWFVKMQPLVAEPLACVQEGEIKFVPERFSKTYTSWLENIRDWCISRQIWWGHRIPAWYCSECGETIVSRVDITSCPKCSAKTVKQDEDVLDTWFSSALWPFSTMGWPENTPELKQFYPTSVLVTGYDIIFFWVARMVVMGRKFMEEIPFKHVFIHGLVRDSQGRKMSKSLGNGIDPLEVIEKYGADTLRFTLITGNTPGNDMRFYWERVESSRNFANKIWNASRFTLMNIQDYEYQPQLSLQYTLADSWILSRLNTVIEETTRLLENFELGEAGKKIYDFIWSEFCDWYIELAKARLYNKEDLTARYTAQTVLKEVLGKSMQLLHPFMPFITEEIWQYVAKENISIMISEWPEVNKELIVTKAEADMNIIMDSIKAIRNIRAEMNIPLGKKNMVIIQSANQDIYNLLEANQEYFKSLASVEELELSFINETKPQDSVSAILNSVEIYLPLKGLLDVEKEVQRLNKELENMQKEVSRLVGKLNNAAFLAKAPEDIVEKEQEKLKEYQEKYAAIEERINYFKNL; this is encoded by the coding sequence GTGAGTGCAGAAATTAATGAAACCAACATCTCTAAGGTTTATGAGCCTGAACAAGTTGAAAAAAAGTGGTACAAATTTTGGGAAGAAAACAAGTTGTTTCATCAAGAAGTTGATAGCAATAAAAAGCCATATAGCATTGTAATACCACCACCAAATGTGACTGGACAATTGCATATGGGGCATGCTTTAGATAATACTTTGCAGGATATTTTAATTAGGTTTCGGCGGATGCAAGGCTATAATACTCTTTGGATGCCAGGAACGGATCATGCAGGGATAGCTACGCAAATTAAAGTTGAAGAAGAATTACGCAAATCAGAACAGCTAACTAGATATGATTTGGGAAGAGAGAATTTTATTGAGCGGGTATGGGCTTGGAAAGAACAGTATGGCAATAGAATTATTAATCAACTAAAATCCTTGGGAGCTTCATGTGATTGGTCGCGAGAACGATTTACAATGGATGAAGGTTGCTCTAAAGCGGTAAGAGAAGTTTTTGTAAGTTTGTATGAGCAGGGGTTAATTTATCAAGGCTCCAGAATCACTAATTGGTGTGTACGGTGTAACACTGCTTTGAGTGACATAGAAGTTGAACATGAAGAACAAGCTGCAAAACTTTGGCATGTGCGTTATAAGGTTGTAGGTGAAAATAATGAGTATGTGACAATTGCAACCACTAGGCCGGAAACAATTTTAGGTGATACAGCAGTAGCTGTTAATCCTGAAGATGAACGATATCGCCAGGTTATAGGTAAGAAATTACTAGTTCCAATTGTAAATCGTGAAATACCTATTATTGAAGATAGCTATGTTGATCCTAGCTTTGGAACTGGTGCTGTAAAGGTTACGCCTGCGCATGACCCTAATGATTTCGATATGGGCGAGCGACATAAATTAGAACACATTGTTGTTATTGCTCCAGATGGTAAAATGACGGAAATTGCTGGCAAATATCAAGGTCAAGATCGTTATGAGTGCAGAAAAAACTTAATTGCGGATATTGAAGCACAAGGGGATTTGGTTAAAATAATTGAACATCAAAACTCTGTGGGTCACTGTCAGCGTTGCAATACAGTAGTTGAACCACTAGTGTCCAAACAATGGTTTGTAAAGATGCAACCTTTAGTTGCAGAACCTTTGGCTTGTGTGCAAGAAGGTGAAATCAAGTTTGTTCCTGAAAGATTTAGTAAAACATATACTAGTTGGTTAGAAAATATTCGTGACTGGTGCATTTCGCGTCAAATTTGGTGGGGTCATAGAATTCCAGCTTGGTATTGTTCAGAATGTGGGGAAACAATTGTTTCGAGGGTTGATATAACAAGTTGTCCTAAATGTTCTGCTAAAACAGTAAAACAAGATGAAGATGTTTTAGATACTTGGTTTAGTTCTGCATTATGGCCTTTTTCTACTATGGGCTGGCCGGAGAATACTCCTGAGTTAAAACAGTTTTATCCTACAAGTGTCTTAGTTACAGGCTATGATATTATATTTTTTTGGGTAGCCAGAATGGTTGTAATGGGAAGGAAGTTTATGGAAGAAATCCCGTTTAAACATGTTTTTATTCATGGGTTAGTGCGTGATAGTCAAGGAAGAAAAATGAGTAAATCTTTAGGTAATGGGATTGATCCGCTAGAGGTAATTGAAAAATATGGTGCAGACACTTTGAGATTTACATTAATAACAGGAAATACTCCCGGCAATGATATGCGCTTTTATTGGGAGCGAGTGGAATCTAGCCGTAATTTTGCTAATAAAATTTGGAATGCTTCTCGCTTTACCTTAATGAATATACAAGACTATGAGTATCAGCCGCAACTTAGTTTACAATACACTTTGGCAGATAGCTGGATATTGTCGCGCTTAAATACTGTGATAGAAGAGACTACAAGGCTACTTGAAAATTTCGAATTAGGTGAAGCTGGGAAAAAGATATACGACTTTATCTGGAGTGAATTTTGTGATTGGTATATTGAGTTAGCGAAAGCGCGGCTTTATAACAAAGAAGATTTGACTGCTCGTTATACGGCACAAACAGTTTTAAAAGAAGTTTTAGGAAAGTCAATGCAATTGTTACATCCTTTTATGCCTTTTATTACCGAAGAAATTTGGCAGTATGTGGCTAAAGAAAATATTAGTATAATGATTTCTGAATGGCCTGAAGTTAATAAAGAACTTATTGTAACTAAAGCTGAAGCAGATATGAATATAATTATGGATAGCATTAAAGCCATTAGAAATATTAGAGCGGAAATGAATATTCCCTTAGGTAAAAAAAATATGGTGATTATCCAGTCTGCAAATCAAGATATTTATAATTTATTAGAAGCAAATCAAGAATATTTTAAGTCTTTAGCGAGCGTGGAGGAATTGGAATTAAGCTTTATAAATGAAACTAAACCACAAGACTCCGTTTCTGCAATTTTGAATTCAGTAGAAATATATTTACCTCTTAAGGGATTATTAGATGTAGAAAAAGAAGTACAGCGGCTAAATAAAGAACTGGAAAATATGCAGAAGGAAGTATCACGTTTGGTTGGCAAACTCAATAATGCAGCCTTTTTGGCAAAAGCACCAGAAGATATTGTTGAAAAAGAGCAAGAAAAATTAAAAGAATATCAAGAAAAATATGCAGCAATAGAAGAGCGAATTAATTATTTTAAAAATTTATAG
- a CDS encoding bifunctional folylpolyglutamate synthase/dihydrofolate synthase: protein MKNRNYEGALNKLHSLGVFGIKPGLERIKILLKKIGNPEQQIKCIHITGTNGKGSVSAMLEGMLVASGYKVGKFTSPHLVSYNERMVVQKQQIADREFADLVYEICHCATDMTKDMQPTQFEVLTAMAFLYFARQKVDLAIIEVGMGGLLDSTNVITPICSIITNVSLDHMDKCGDSIEKIAVHKAGIIKKNIPVITAATAEALDIIRETASKYQAPLYIAGKDFYCQEISKSLLGQKIKYFAGKEAVEFEIKLLGKHQLTNSAVAITAFKLITKGQKMQAIASGLKETIWSGRAEIISQDPVIILDGAHNPAGAIALRELLDDELLRAKRKCFILGFMQDKLIIEIVNILCKKEDTIIVVNAAPDLSRAASPEQLKQLIQAPTILMHDYQQAILKAKEVVGKEGLVCIAGSLYLVGNIKKTLLQ, encoded by the coding sequence ATGAAAAATAGAAACTATGAAGGGGCTTTAAATAAACTACACAGTTTAGGAGTTTTTGGAATTAAACCAGGTTTGGAAAGAATAAAAATATTACTTAAAAAAATAGGAAACCCCGAGCAGCAAATTAAATGCATTCATATTACAGGAACTAATGGTAAAGGTTCCGTAAGCGCTATGTTAGAAGGTATGCTAGTTGCAAGCGGTTATAAAGTGGGAAAATTTACATCACCGCATTTGGTAAGCTATAACGAAAGAATGGTAGTTCAAAAACAACAAATAGCAGATCGAGAATTTGCAGATTTAGTTTATGAAATTTGTCATTGTGCAACGGACATGACTAAAGATATGCAACCAACTCAATTTGAAGTGTTAACTGCCATGGCTTTTTTGTATTTCGCTAGACAAAAGGTAGACTTAGCTATTATCGAAGTCGGAATGGGCGGTCTGCTAGATTCAACCAATGTGATTACACCCATATGTTCTATAATTACAAATGTCAGCTTAGATCATATGGATAAATGTGGCGATAGTATTGAAAAAATAGCTGTTCATAAGGCGGGAATTATAAAGAAGAACATACCGGTAATTACTGCGGCAACCGCAGAAGCCTTAGATATAATACGAGAAACTGCAAGTAAGTATCAAGCACCACTTTATATTGCCGGCAAAGATTTTTATTGTCAAGAAATAAGTAAAAGCTTATTAGGCCAAAAAATAAAATATTTTGCAGGGAAAGAAGCAGTGGAGTTTGAGATAAAATTATTAGGCAAACATCAATTAACTAACTCTGCTGTGGCTATAACTGCATTTAAACTAATAACCAAAGGACAAAAAATGCAAGCTATTGCTTCTGGGCTGAAAGAAACAATTTGGAGTGGGAGAGCAGAAATAATAAGTCAAGATCCAGTAATTATTTTGGATGGGGCACATAATCCTGCAGGCGCAATTGCTTTACGGGAATTATTAGATGATGAACTTTTACGTGCCAAAAGAAAATGCTTTATTTTGGGTTTTATGCAAGATAAATTAATAATAGAAATCGTAAATATTTTATGCAAAAAAGAAGACACAATTATAGTTGTTAATGCTGCCCCTGATTTGTCTAGAGCCGCAAGCCCCGAGCAATTGAAGCAACTTATCCAGGCTCCTACGATACTAATGCATGATTATCAGCAAGCAATATTAAAAGCAAAAGAAGTAGTTGGCAAAGAAGGTCTTGTTTGTATTGCTGGTTCGTTATATTTAGTTGGCAATATCAAGAAAACTTTGCTACAATGA
- a CDS encoding O-antigen ligase family protein, producing MLQNFYKKTQLSEYITWLLYCIAFLLPFAVEITTVLIYIAAGLALYERIKRKKIFASLCKHNYLFWAWAVIAGLSVVKSVNVSASFYNYQVLITQYLSVYFLGYFYIDNKDKLKKLFLCFGAATVLVSSYGIFQYIQGISLMERLEWIDVEQFPELKTRVFSTLSNPNILAAYLCMSICLSIGLILNRPTKMREKMFLYLSILLSLICLLLTFSRGAWLSLFVVIVILGMLINKRILIVFLVLTAIGTFFMQDLIVDRLMSVLNPTDTSSSLRIAFWESTVAMIIDNPLLGVGWAGYQYAYPEYDFFINDSNVVIYHAHNMYLNMPGEIGITGGLIYIAMFFYLIKILHEKYTVLSRDKGYFLSVISCTFVLLLIGITDYPLFNLQISSIFWLISGSSLAALTRT from the coding sequence ATGTTACAAAATTTTTATAAAAAAACACAACTATCAGAATACATTACATGGTTATTGTATTGTATTGCTTTTTTGTTGCCATTTGCAGTAGAAATAACTACGGTTTTAATTTATATAGCGGCAGGTTTGGCTTTGTATGAGCGAATTAAAAGAAAAAAAATATTTGCAAGTTTATGTAAACACAACTACCTTTTTTGGGCGTGGGCAGTGATTGCAGGACTGTCGGTGGTTAAATCTGTGAATGTTTCTGCTAGTTTTTATAATTATCAAGTATTGATAACGCAATACTTGAGCGTGTATTTTTTGGGATATTTCTATATTGATAATAAAGACAAGCTTAAAAAATTGTTTTTGTGCTTTGGGGCAGCGACAGTACTAGTTTCTAGTTATGGGATTTTTCAATATATACAGGGTATTAGTTTGATGGAGCGTTTAGAATGGATAGATGTTGAACAATTTCCTGAATTAAAGACTAGAGTTTTTTCAACTTTATCTAATCCTAACATTTTAGCTGCTTATTTGTGTATGTCGATTTGTTTATCAATAGGGTTGATCTTAAATCGCCCCACAAAAATGAGAGAAAAGATGTTTTTATACTTAAGTATTCTTTTGAGCTTAATTTGTTTGCTATTGACATTTTCGCGCGGCGCATGGTTATCCTTATTTGTTGTTATTGTTATTTTAGGAATGCTTATAAACAAGAGAATTCTGATTGTTTTTTTAGTGCTAACAGCAATTGGAACTTTCTTTATGCAGGACTTAATTGTTGACAGACTTATGTCGGTATTAAATCCTACTGACACATCTTCATCTTTAAGAATTGCTTTTTGGGAAAGTACTGTAGCGATGATAATTGATAATCCTTTATTAGGAGTTGGTTGGGCTGGTTACCAGTATGCCTACCCAGAATATGATTTTTTTATAAATGACTCTAATGTAGTAATCTATCATGCACATAATATGTATTTGAATATGCCTGGAGAGATTGGAATTACAGGTGGGCTGATTTATATAGCCATGTTTTTTTATTTAATCAAAATACTGCATGAAAAGTATACAGTATTGTCTAGGGATAAAGGATACTTTTTATCTGTTATTAGTTGTACATTTGTGTTATTATTAATTGGGATAACTGATTATCCGTTATTTAATTTACAGATTTCTTCTATTTTTTGGTTAATTTCAGGTAGTTCTTTAGCTGCGTTAACAAGAACATAA
- a CDS encoding DRTGG domain-containing protein, with protein sequence MLNLRKIQEILSAEVLIGAELMETEIHSACGADLMSDVLAFTKENTLLLTGMVNCQVIRTAEISDLSAIIFVRGKVPREEVLEAARDIKIPILITKYPMYEACGKLFAAGLAGCSRKEDSII encoded by the coding sequence TTGTTAAATTTAAGAAAAATACAAGAGATTTTGTCAGCAGAGGTTTTAATAGGAGCCGAATTGATGGAAACAGAAATACATTCCGCTTGTGGCGCTGATTTAATGAGTGATGTTTTAGCTTTTACCAAAGAAAACACCTTGCTTTTGACCGGGATGGTTAACTGTCAGGTTATTAGGACCGCAGAAATTAGTGATTTAAGTGCAATTATCTTCGTGCGTGGCAAAGTACCAAGAGAAGAGGTTTTAGAAGCAGCTCGTGATATAAAAATCCCGATTTTAATAACTAAATATCCAATGTATGAAGCTTGTGGGAAACTATTTGCAGCAGGTTTAGCTGGGTGTTCACGAAAAGAGGACAGTATTATATGA